A section of the Candidatus Moraniibacteriota bacterium genome encodes:
- a CDS encoding biotin/lipoyl-binding protein, giving the protein MFKALFTRLENRPILSFLTVVVILFATIAFAHWLRAPKAEVTLPEKMTKTSRIFTVGSDQGRVTVSAQVKKSGITDIVAVAPGVVKTIAVRPGQTVSPGQTLATLTSD; this is encoded by the coding sequence ACCAGGCTCGAAAATCGGCCAATTCTCAGTTTCTTGACCGTCGTTGTCATTCTGTTTGCGACGATTGCTTTCGCCCACTGGCTTCGCGCCCCAAAAGCGGAAGTGACCCTCCCAGAAAAAATGACCAAGACTTCTCGGATCTTTACCGTTGGAAGTGATCAGGGACGAGTGACCGTTTCAGCTCAGGTTAAGAAATCTGGCATTACCGATATTGTCGCTGTCGCACCGGGCGTCGTGAAAACCATTGCCGTTCGTCCTGGGCAGACCGTTTCACCTGGCCAAACACTCGCCACGCTGACCAGCGATTAG